In the genome of Bombus affinis isolate iyBomAffi1 chromosome 7, iyBomAffi1.2, whole genome shotgun sequence, one region contains:
- the LOC126918360 gene encoding gephyrin, which translates to MDSIRFGLLTVSDSCYKYKNEDKSGYEIEQCIKDEKSDIGKILRGQICNKSIVPDEEFTITEHLISWSDSRLVDVILTIGGTGFSKRDVTPEATKHIIQKEAPGIIAAMLISSLKITPLAMLSRGVCGIRDKTLIINLPGSPKAAKECLSVIASAIPHAVDLIRDNKKRIKDTHANVQNNIVAEIPLSQEQDEIMSCLASIVERCRESSYPMISVEEALQLIHEHAALLNLNATSEEDLEKCHGRILSSDLYSKYDLPPFRASIKDGYAVLVSDGKGRRKVLSGIKAGDTATAIKLESGTCVRVNTGAPIPDDATAVVQVEDTKLLKGTSDSMEEEEIEIMTEVQPGQDIRPIGCDIKEGELILMSGTKLGAIELGLAAACGYEKILVTDLPKIGVLSTGDELQCPGTTLMPGHIYDSNKITLLTMLKENGFDPLDMGIALDDENIMVHKIKHALKQVDVLITSGSVSMGDRDMLKPILQYYFNATIHFGRVNMKPGKPTTFATCSFQNKKKYLLCLPGNPVSATVTMNLFALPLLKQLCKDFSTPTIVSAKLMSSYKLDPRPEYARAILKWNDVDTLPLAYSTGNQISSKLLSCKNANALLMLPGCKAEKTVLQQGEVVQAMLLGFK; encoded by the exons ATGGATTCAATAAGATTCGGATTATTAACAG TTAGTGACAGCtgctataaatataaaaatgaagatAAAAGTGGATATGAAATAGAACAATGTATTAAAGATGAAAAGTCTGATATTGGAAAGATTTTAAGAGGTcaaatatgtaataaaagtATCGTTCCTGATGAAGAATTTACAATAACG gaACATCTAATTTCATGGAGCGATAGTAGACTAGTAGATGTTATTCTTACAATTGGTGGAACAGGATTTTCTAAAAGAGATGTAACTCCTGAAGCAACAAAACATATTATTCAAAAGGAAGCTCCTGGAATAATTGCAGCTATGCTAATATCCAGTCTAAAAATCACTCCGTTGGCTATGTTATCTAG AGGTGTATGTGGAATACGAGATAAAACATTGATTATAAATTTACCGGGATCACCAAAAGCTGCAAAGGAATGCTTAAGCGTAATCGCATCTGCTATACCACATGCTGTTGACTTAATTAGAGATaataagaaaagaataaaagataCGCATGCAAATGTGCAAAATAATATTGTTGCAGAAATTCCCTTGTCACAAGAACAAGATGAAATTATG TCATGTTTAGCTAGTATAGTTGAACGCTGTAGAGAATCTTCATATCCAATGATTTCTGTGGAAGAAGCTCTACAGTTAATACATGAACATGCAGCATTATTAAATTTGAATGCTACATCAGAGGAGGATCTAGAAAAATGTCATGGGAGGATATTGAGTAGTGATCTATATTCTAAGTATGATTTACCACCATTTAGAGCCTCTATTAAAGATGGTTATGCAGTCTTAGTAAGCGATGGAAAAGGCAGAAGGAAAGTACTAAGTGGAATAAAAGCAGGAGACACT GCCACTGCGATTAAACTTGAAAGTGGCACATGTGTAAGAGTAAATACAGGTGCTCCAATTCCAGATG atgCAACAGCAGTTGTGCAAGTTGAAGATACTAAACTTTTAAAGGGAACTTCAGATAGTATGGAGGAGGAGGAAATCGAAATTATGACAGAAGTACAACCGGGCCAGGACATTAG GCCAATTGGTTGCGATATTAAAGAAGGAGAATTAATTTTAATGTCAGGAACAAAACTTGGAGCAATAGAATTAGGGCTTGCTGCTGCATGTGGTTACGAAAAGATATTAGTCACTGATCTTCCAAAAATTGGTGTATTATCTACAGGAGATGAATTACAATGCCCTGGGACTACTTTAATGCCAGGACACATATATGatagtaataaaattacattattaacAATGTTAAAGGAAAATGGTTTTGATCCTTTGGACATGGGCATTGCATTGGACGa TGAGAACATTATGGTGCATAAGATTAAACATGCTCTAAAACAAGTCGACGTACTCATAACATCGGGTTCTGTATCAATGGGCGATAGAGATATGCTGAAGCCTATTTTGCAATATTATTTTAATGCTACTATACATTTCG GACGAGTAAACATGAAACCCGGGAAACCAACTACTTTTGCAACATGCTCTtttcaaaataagaaaaaatatttattatgtttGCCGGGTAATCCAGTTTCTGCAACTGTTACTATGAATTTATTTGCATTGCCTTTACTAAAGCAATTATGCAAAGACTTTTCCACGCCAACGATTGTGTCAGCAAAa TTAATGTCATCCTACAAGTTGGATCCACGTCCGGAGTATGCAAGAGCAATTTTAAAATGGAATGATGTAGATACTTTGCCATTAGCTTACAGTACTGGAAATCAAATTAGTAGTAAATTACTTAGCTGTAAAAATGCAAATGCATTATTAATGTTACCAGGATGTAAAGCAGAAAAAACTGTATTACAACAAGGGGAGGTGGTACAAGCAATGTTGTTGGGATTTAAGTAA